One window of the Chanodichthys erythropterus isolate Z2021 chromosome 2, ASM2448905v1, whole genome shotgun sequence genome contains the following:
- the LOC137024307 gene encoding transmembrane protein 158, translating to MLSISLTLLLALTATARCSNSWSDEDLLLPPINSSGRFLASLEVDVGYSKRSVEEPEASSQCNVSVERLPTKLVARWDSNFGFQCDVLMYTTNNHGKAFFSAAFNRAISPVYIEHLGVTGGQQEFRLCVGCGLSRYRRFRRGRSEGQQTGDSVHFCCVDFALDELKGDRSWRLNRKPIESTLVACFMTLVIIIWSVAALIWPVPIIAGFLPNGMEQRRPR from the coding sequence ATGCTGAGCATCTCCCTCACTCTCCTACTGGCTCTGACCGCTACCGCCCGCTGCTCCAACAGCTGGAGCGACGAGGACCTGCTGCTGCCGCCCATCAACTCCTCCGGCAGATTCCTGGCCAGCCTGGAGGTGGATGTGGGCTACTCGAAGAGATCCGTGGAGGAGCCCGAAGCCTCCTCGCAGTGCAACGTGAGCGTGGAGAGACTCCCCACCAAACTCGTGGCGCGCTGGGACAGCAACTTCGGCTTCCAATGCGACGTGCTCATGTACACCACCAACAACCACGGCAAGGCGTTCTTCTCCGCCGCCTTCAATCGCGCGATCTCGCCGGTGTACATCGAGCACCTGGGCGTCACGGGCGGCCAGCAGGAGTTCCGGCTGTGCGTCGGATGCGGTCTGTCCAGGTACCGGAGATTCAGACGGGGCAGGTCAGAGGGTCAGCAGACGGGCGACTCCGTGCATTTCTGCTGCGTGGATTTCGCTCTGGACGAGCTGAAGGGGGACCGGAGCTGGAGGCTCAACCGCAAACCCATCGAATCCACTCTGGTGGCTTGTTTCATGACTTTAGTCATCATAATATGGAGCGTCGCTGCCCTCATATGGCCAGTTCCCATTATCGCAGGATTTCTGCCCAATGGAATGGAGCAGAGAAGGCCGAGGTAA